The following coding sequences lie in one Mucilaginibacter sp. KACC 22773 genomic window:
- a CDS encoding transglutaminase family protein encodes MSIKVAIRHFTSYKYDKHVTLSPQVIRLRPAAHSRTMIKGYSLKILPEKHFINWQQDPFGNYLARIVFPEKVNEFVIDVEVIADMVVINPFDFFVEEYAVHYPFEYEETLKKNLVPYLEITERGPLLMDLTEKASELLKKNTITQDFLVTLNRLLYSEISYNIRMEPGVQTCEETLELKSGSCRDTAWLFVQLLRHFGLAARFASGYLVQLKPDIKSLDGPSGPEQDFTDLHAWTEVYLPGAGWIGLDPTSGLFAGEGHIPLACTPDPQSAAPISGGIISDTNDPIKTEFHFENTITRIEEKPRVTKPFSDEQWEDIMALGDKVDEEFAANNVRLTMGGEPTFVSVDNNEAPEWNSAADGEHKRRLSNILFHKLKNEYGEGALMQYGQGKWYPGEPLPRWKLACYWRKDNVPLWNNDTLMADLSKDYGLGPKDAKSFMKLLTKELHIDPKNINPTYEDPFYFLWEESKTPINVDPLKVDLKSPLERQKLAELLNTGLNEPVGYVVPIKWDLEQSNWQSCKWSFRRQNLFLVPGNSPVGLRLPLDSVQYFDPAEQEELLERSLFADVDALPDGDHLIPETGAKFNNSKTIFKTAMVVEVRQGKLFIFFPPTSYFEHYLYLVNAVERTAEKLKMPVLIEGYDPPSDNRITKMMITPDPGVIEVNIHPAASWRELAKNYDVLYKKAAESRLATEKFNIDGRHTGTGGGNHVTLGGETPADSPLLRRPDILRSFITFWQHHPCLSYLFSTQFIGPTSQAPRVDEGRMETLYELEIAFQQVPDRAENEVPFWLVDRIFRHFLTDITGNTHRSEFCIDKLYSPDSSSGRLGILEFRGFDMPPHYRMSMVQFLLIRTLLAWFWKTPYNHKLVRWGTELHDRFLLPHYCYKDMTEVVNSLRDAGYGFDISWFEPFFSFRFPFLGELQVDDINIEIKMAIEPWHVLGEEMSSTGTSRFVDSSLERIQVKISGLTDSRYTFLCNGLKIPLKSTGVQGEYIAGVRYRAWQPPSALHPTIGTDTPLVFDLFDTWTQKSVAACQYHVSHPGGRSYDTFPVNSYEAESRIISRFFDFGHSVNLVEPAVAQQTAGGRFVTKMNILPQYTITNEVVSPEYPYTMDLRRYKNARNL; translated from the coding sequence ATGTCAATAAAAGTAGCAATTCGCCATTTTACAAGTTACAAGTACGATAAACATGTCACGCTTTCGCCACAAGTTATCCGTTTACGGCCTGCGGCGCATTCGCGTACCATGATTAAAGGTTACTCGTTAAAAATATTGCCCGAAAAACATTTTATAAACTGGCAGCAGGATCCTTTTGGGAATTACCTGGCCCGGATTGTTTTTCCCGAAAAAGTAAACGAATTTGTGATTGATGTAGAGGTGATAGCCGATATGGTGGTTATAAACCCCTTTGACTTTTTTGTGGAGGAGTATGCGGTACATTACCCCTTTGAGTATGAAGAAACTCTCAAAAAAAATCTTGTCCCATACCTCGAAATTACAGAGCGTGGTCCTTTGCTGATGGATTTGACTGAGAAAGCGAGCGAACTGCTCAAAAAAAATACCATTACCCAGGATTTTTTGGTTACGCTTAACCGTTTGCTTTATAGTGAGATATCCTATAATATCCGGATGGAACCTGGTGTGCAAACCTGCGAAGAAACGTTAGAACTTAAATCCGGCTCGTGCCGGGATACTGCCTGGTTGTTTGTGCAGTTGCTGAGGCATTTTGGCCTGGCGGCGCGTTTTGCATCGGGTTACCTCGTGCAATTAAAACCCGACATTAAATCATTAGACGGCCCATCGGGCCCCGAACAGGATTTTACCGATTTGCATGCCTGGACGGAGGTTTATCTGCCTGGCGCGGGCTGGATAGGACTCGACCCGACATCTGGCTTGTTTGCCGGCGAGGGGCATATTCCATTGGCCTGTACGCCTGATCCGCAGAGCGCTGCGCCAATTAGTGGTGGCATCATCAGCGATACAAACGACCCCATCAAAACAGAGTTTCATTTTGAAAATACCATTACCCGTATTGAAGAAAAACCACGGGTAACCAAACCATTCTCTGACGAGCAATGGGAAGATATTATGGCCCTTGGCGATAAGGTTGACGAGGAATTTGCCGCCAACAACGTACGCCTTACCATGGGGGGCGAACCAACTTTTGTATCGGTAGATAATAATGAAGCACCCGAATGGAACTCGGCTGCCGATGGCGAGCATAAACGCCGCCTGTCCAATATCCTGTTCCACAAGCTTAAAAATGAGTATGGCGAAGGCGCGCTAATGCAGTACGGGCAGGGCAAATGGTACCCCGGAGAACCGCTGCCGCGCTGGAAACTGGCCTGCTATTGGCGCAAGGATAATGTTCCTTTATGGAACAACGATACGTTAATGGCCGACCTGTCGAAAGATTACGGACTTGGCCCCAAGGATGCAAAAAGCTTCATGAAGCTGCTTACTAAAGAATTGCACATCGACCCTAAAAATATTAACCCAACCTACGAAGATCCGTTTTACTTTTTGTGGGAAGAGAGTAAAACGCCGATAAATGTTGATCCGCTGAAGGTTGATCTGAAATCTCCGCTGGAGCGGCAAAAACTGGCTGAGTTGCTGAATACCGGCCTGAATGAGCCTGTTGGTTACGTAGTGCCCATTAAATGGGACCTGGAGCAAAGCAACTGGCAAAGCTGTAAATGGTCGTTCAGGCGACAAAATTTATTCCTGGTGCCAGGCAATTCGCCGGTGGGTTTGCGCCTGCCATTGGATTCGGTACAATATTTTGACCCGGCAGAGCAGGAAGAGTTACTGGAAAGAAGCCTTTTTGCCGATGTGGATGCTTTGCCTGATGGCGATCATTTGATTCCCGAAACGGGGGCCAAATTCAATAACAGTAAAACCATTTTTAAAACGGCGATGGTTGTTGAAGTGAGGCAGGGCAAGTTGTTTATATTTTTCCCACCTACCAGCTATTTTGAGCATTACTTGTACCTTGTTAATGCCGTTGAGCGTACAGCTGAAAAGCTAAAGATGCCGGTATTGATTGAGGGTTACGATCCTCCATCCGACAACCGGATCACCAAAATGATGATAACGCCCGATCCCGGTGTTATCGAGGTGAACATTCACCCGGCAGCAAGCTGGCGCGAACTTGCAAAAAATTACGATGTGCTGTATAAAAAAGCGGCAGAATCGCGCCTTGCGACGGAAAAGTTCAACATTGATGGCAGGCATACCGGGACGGGTGGAGGCAACCACGTAACTCTTGGCGGCGAAACACCGGCTGATAGCCCGCTATTGCGCCGGCCTGATATTTTGCGCAGTTTTATAACCTTTTGGCAGCATCACCCTTGCTTGTCATACCTGTTCTCTACCCAGTTTATCGGCCCAACCAGCCAGGCGCCGCGGGTTGACGAAGGCCGGATGGAAACATTGTATGAATTGGAAATAGCGTTTCAGCAAGTGCCGGATCGCGCCGAAAATGAAGTTCCTTTTTGGCTGGTTGACAGGATCTTCCGCCACTTTTTAACAGATATCACGGGTAATACCCACCGGTCGGAGTTTTGTATCGATAAGCTTTACTCGCCCGATTCTTCAAGCGGCCGTTTAGGGATCCTGGAGTTCCGGGGCTTTGATATGCCGCCACATTACCGCATGAGCATGGTGCAGTTCCTGCTCATCAGAACGTTGCTGGCCTGGTTCTGGAAAACCCCATACAACCATAAACTGGTGCGATGGGGAACCGAACTGCACGACCGGTTCCTGTTGCCACACTATTGCTATAAAGATATGACCGAGGTGGTAAATAGCCTGCGCGATGCCGGTTATGGGTTTGATATCTCGTGGTTTGAGCCTTTCTTTAGCTTCCGTTTCCCTTTCCTGGGCGAGTTGCAGGTAGATGATATCAATATCGAAATTAAGATGGCTATTGAGCCATGGCATGTATTAGGCGAAGAAATGTCGAGCACAGGCACTTCGCGCTTTGTGGATTCATCGCTGGAGCGTATCCAGGTTAAAATATCAGGGCTTACCGATTCGCGCTATACCTTTTTATGCAACGGCTTAAAAATACCGCTAAAAAGCACAGGTGTACAAGGCGAGTATATTGCCGGTGTACGCTACAGGGCATGGCAACCGCCATCGGCGCTACATCCAACCATCGGTACAGATACGCCGCTGGTGTTCGATTTATTTGATACCTGGACGCAAAAATCAGTGGCTGCATGCCAGTACCATGTGTCGCATCCGGGAGGCCGCAGCTACGATACCTTCCCTGTAAATAGTTATGAAGCCGAATCGCGCATCATTTCCCGCTTTTTTGATTTTGGCCATTCGGTTAACCTGGTTGAGCCGGCCGTTGCCCAGCAAACAGCAGGAGGGAGGTTTGTTACCAAAATGAATATACTGCCGCAATATACCATCACCAATGAAGTAGTTAGCCCGGAATACCCGTATACCATGGATTTGAGGCGATATAAAAATGCCAGGAATTTATAG
- a CDS encoding zinc-binding metallopeptidase family protein yields MKLFKCTNCGQLLYFENSICECCKSPLGFIPGDLNLATLVQDNNAVYRLHSNKKPLLGGLMNNKKQLFKYCKNHEFDVCNWLIPADSPNIFCRACELNHVVPNLADPDHLRQWRLIEFAKHRLIYTLLQMKLPLVSKIQDAVKGLSFDFLTEADAAQQVLTGHEDGLITLNVDEADDDKRELSRKQMNEPYRTLLGHFRHEVGHYYWDRLIDNSAFIDEYRQLFGDERQDYAQALERNYSQGPPADWNLNFISTYASSHPWEDWAETWAHYLHIMDTLETADAFGMTVSPRLADKKSNLKAIINVSPYQQESFETLLNLWLPLTFAMNSMNRSMGNKDLYPFVIPPKVVEKLAFIHKVCYASRVS; encoded by the coding sequence ATGAAATTGTTTAAATGTACCAACTGCGGTCAGCTATTATATTTTGAAAACAGTATATGCGAATGTTGCAAGAGCCCTTTGGGTTTTATTCCCGGTGATCTGAACCTGGCCACTCTTGTCCAGGACAACAACGCTGTTTATCGTTTGCACAGCAATAAAAAGCCGTTATTAGGCGGCCTGATGAACAATAAAAAGCAATTGTTTAAATATTGCAAAAACCATGAGTTTGATGTTTGCAACTGGCTTATACCGGCTGATAGCCCCAATATATTTTGCCGCGCATGTGAATTAAACCACGTTGTACCTAATTTAGCCGACCCTGATCATTTAAGGCAGTGGCGGTTGATAGAATTTGCCAAGCACAGGCTTATTTATACGCTGTTGCAAATGAAGCTGCCCCTGGTAAGTAAAATTCAGGATGCAGTTAAAGGCCTGAGTTTTGATTTCCTTACAGAGGCGGATGCCGCTCAACAGGTTTTAACCGGGCATGAAGATGGCTTAATTACCCTGAATGTTGATGAAGCGGATGACGATAAGCGTGAACTATCGCGTAAGCAAATGAACGAGCCTTATCGTACTCTATTGGGGCATTTCAGGCACGAAGTGGGACATTACTACTGGGACCGGCTAATTGATAACAGTGCATTTATTGACGAGTACCGCCAATTATTTGGCGATGAACGCCAGGATTATGCCCAGGCCCTTGAACGGAATTATAGCCAGGGCCCCCCCGCCGACTGGAACTTAAATTTCATTAGCACCTACGCAAGCTCGCACCCATGGGAAGATTGGGCCGAAACCTGGGCCCATTACCTGCACATTATGGATACGCTTGAAACCGCCGATGCCTTCGGGATGACGGTATCTCCACGCCTCGCCGATAAAAAAAGCAACCTAAAGGCCATCATCAATGTAAGCCCTTATCAACAGGAAAGTTTTGAAACCCTGCTTAATTTATGGTTACCATTAACCTTCGCCATGAACAGCATGAACCGCAGCATGGGCAACAAGGATTTGTACCCTTTTGTAATACCGCCAAAGGTGGTTGAAAAACTGGCCTTTATACATAAGGTTTGTTATGCATCAAGGGTAAGTTAA
- a CDS encoding transglutaminase family protein, translating to MKYQVTHITKYEYQLPASLCHNLVYQVPVNHSFQEVEKVNYQIHPVPHLVVTREDFFSNKFIYFSIEEFHQRLTVEIKSEVKISEPVWISAAPQNTAPWENVVIWLKSTDAESDIRQFYLESDHVVFIPGIREYALKSFTPGRPIMEAMLDLNSRIFNDFDFTPGFTDVTTKLEEVFLHKKGVCQDFAHFSLACLRSIGLSARYVSGYIETLPPPGKPKLFGSDASHAWIALYIPDIGWTEFDATNNLLVNDRHIRTAIGRDFADVVPLKGVVYSGAGQRMYVNVDVRRVE from the coding sequence ATGAAATACCAGGTGACCCATATTACCAAATATGAATACCAGTTGCCGGCTTCGTTATGCCATAACCTGGTATACCAGGTGCCGGTTAACCATAGTTTTCAGGAGGTGGAAAAGGTGAACTACCAAATTCATCCCGTACCACATTTGGTAGTGACCAGGGAGGACTTTTTTAGTAATAAATTTATTTATTTTTCGATAGAAGAGTTTCATCAACGGTTAACTGTCGAGATAAAAAGCGAGGTTAAAATTTCGGAGCCGGTATGGATAAGCGCTGCGCCCCAAAATACAGCGCCCTGGGAAAACGTGGTGATCTGGCTGAAAAGTACCGATGCCGAAAGTGACATCAGGCAATTTTATCTCGAATCGGATCATGTGGTGTTTATACCAGGCATCCGGGAGTATGCATTAAAATCATTCACGCCCGGCAGGCCAATTATGGAAGCCATGCTTGACCTTAATTCCCGCATATTTAATGATTTTGATTTCACGCCGGGATTTACAGATGTCACCACCAAACTGGAAGAAGTTTTTTTACATAAAAAAGGCGTCTGCCAGGATTTTGCTCATTTCTCGCTGGCCTGCCTACGTTCGATAGGCTTATCGGCCAGGTACGTAAGCGGATACATCGAGACGCTGCCGCCGCCCGGAAAGCCAAAGCTGTTTGGCTCGGATGCCTCACACGCCTGGATAGCATTGTACATTCCCGACATAGGGTGGACGGAGTTTGACGCCACCAATAACCTGCTGGTTAACGACCGCCACATCCGCACCGCCATCGGCCGTGATTTTGCCGATGTAGTGCCATTAAAAGGAGTGGTTTACAGCGGAGCCGGGCAACGTATGTATGTAAATGTGGATGTTCGGAGAGTGGAATAG
- a CDS encoding circularly permuted type 2 ATP-grasp protein — protein MIETYLERNGKTAKPFFDELAAPEGVVREHWKKLAHAYDELGLEKMEQRSREISQELRDNGVTYNVYSDPDGINRPWKLDPVPMVFSQQEWENIEKGLIQRAELLNLIISDIYGERRLIKEGFIPFDLVFTHKGFLRQADKIKIPGKFQLIQYSADLVRGPLGKMWVLHDRADAPSGAGYTLENRAAMTRVFPDLIRENQVRKISSYYQTLKNTLTRLALQNKENPRVVLLSPGTANETYFEHAYLASSLGFTLVFGQDLTVSDGYVWLKTLKGLEKVDVIVRRVDDIFCDPLEFLGDSHLGVVGLMEAVRQKKVTIINPLGGRILENPGLMAFLPRLCKHLLNEELILPSVATWWCGHEKEKKYVLDNLPFLIIRSIYRSNENRPYIGSELSKKQIEDLRTEINTRPYLYVAQEVVSFSTTPSLIGNNLEACNAVFRSYIVADMDKEVYHVMPGGLSRSFPTKGEFIISNQSGGISKDTWVLGPSPQSQAKPAVNQPVLRQVKNILPSRTGESLFWLGRYLDRAVTNVRLMRIVLKIYNERDDEIHPETNQTLVILLKTLSAVTGTLPGFASVDQAKLRQPEKELLSLAVETSRAGTLAQSLQSFLTNGYAVRDRLSLDTWRILDSISEEFELMKENGNDLRKIYHNLDQFIIKLMAFIGLNNDNMTRASSWRLLNIGRFLESSLNTCIILQAALANNVTPEVEKQLMELVLMCNESLVTYRYLYRSTLQLPGVLNLLLVNEDNPKSVAFLIAKIDEHLAHLPDNHKEGGLSPAHKKLLEALTMIRLCDVNKMVPSANANGFGKKELNGFLHHLITLLSQASTIIFESYFSPTQSQYSFVKNNNALPEL, from the coding sequence ATGATTGAAACTTACCTGGAGCGGAACGGTAAAACTGCCAAACCTTTTTTTGATGAGCTTGCCGCACCCGAAGGCGTGGTGCGCGAGCATTGGAAAAAGCTTGCCCATGCTTATGACGAGCTGGGCCTTGAAAAAATGGAGCAGCGGAGCCGGGAAATTAGCCAGGAGTTGCGCGACAATGGGGTTACTTATAACGTGTATAGCGACCCTGACGGTATTAACCGCCCCTGGAAGCTTGACCCGGTGCCTATGGTCTTCAGCCAACAGGAATGGGAAAATATTGAAAAAGGCCTGATACAACGTGCCGAATTGCTTAACCTGATCATATCTGATATTTATGGCGAACGAAGGCTGATTAAAGAGGGTTTTATTCCCTTTGATTTGGTATTTACCCATAAAGGGTTTTTAAGGCAGGCTGATAAAATTAAAATCCCCGGCAAATTCCAGCTTATCCAATACTCTGCCGACCTGGTACGAGGGCCGCTTGGCAAAATGTGGGTGCTGCATGACCGTGCCGACGCGCCGTCAGGTGCCGGATACACGCTTGAAAACAGGGCAGCCATGACCAGGGTTTTTCCTGATCTGATCCGCGAAAACCAGGTGCGTAAAATTTCGTCCTATTATCAAACGTTAAAAAATACGCTTACCAGGCTCGCTTTACAAAATAAAGAGAACCCACGGGTGGTGCTTTTATCGCCCGGTACGGCCAACGAAACTTATTTTGAGCACGCCTACCTGGCATCGTCATTAGGCTTTACCCTTGTTTTTGGGCAGGATTTAACCGTGAGCGACGGCTATGTATGGCTAAAAACCTTAAAAGGGTTAGAGAAAGTAGATGTTATTGTACGTCGTGTTGATGATATATTTTGCGATCCGCTGGAGTTTTTAGGCGATTCGCACTTAGGGGTGGTTGGGTTGATGGAAGCTGTAAGGCAAAAAAAGGTAACTATTATTAACCCATTAGGCGGCCGCATATTAGAGAACCCGGGGCTTATGGCTTTTTTGCCACGCCTGTGCAAGCACCTGTTAAACGAAGAACTGATATTACCATCGGTAGCCACCTGGTGGTGCGGGCACGAGAAAGAAAAAAAATATGTGCTGGATAACCTGCCCTTCCTCATTATCCGGTCTATTTACCGGAGTAACGAGAATCGCCCATACATCGGCAGCGAACTGAGCAAAAAACAGATAGAGGATTTGAGGACTGAAATAAACACCCGGCCTTATTTATATGTGGCACAGGAGGTAGTAAGCTTCAGTACCACACCATCATTAATTGGCAACAACCTGGAAGCCTGTAACGCAGTTTTCAGGAGTTATATTGTAGCCGATATGGATAAGGAGGTTTACCATGTAATGCCGGGCGGTTTATCAAGAAGCTTTCCTACAAAAGGCGAGTTTATTATTTCTAACCAATCTGGTGGTATCAGTAAGGATACCTGGGTACTGGGGCCATCGCCCCAAAGCCAGGCTAAGCCCGCGGTTAATCAACCTGTATTACGACAGGTAAAAAATATTTTGCCAAGTCGCACCGGTGAGAGCTTATTTTGGCTGGGTCGTTACCTTGACAGAGCAGTGACCAATGTGCGGCTAATGCGAATTGTGCTTAAGATTTACAACGAGCGCGATGACGAAATTCATCCTGAAACTAACCAAACGCTGGTAATACTGCTTAAAACATTAAGCGCGGTAACAGGGACATTACCGGGCTTTGCCTCGGTCGATCAGGCCAAATTAAGGCAACCCGAAAAAGAATTATTGTCGCTGGCTGTTGAAACAAGCAGGGCAGGTACTTTGGCGCAATCCCTGCAGTCATTTTTAACCAATGGCTATGCGGTACGAGATCGTTTAAGCCTGGATACCTGGAGGATTCTGGATAGCATATCCGAAGAGTTTGAGCTGATGAAGGAAAATGGCAACGATTTACGCAAGATTTACCATAACCTCGATCAGTTTATCATTAAGCTAATGGCTTTTATCGGCCTTAATAACGATAACATGACCAGGGCATCCAGCTGGCGGTTACTTAACATAGGCCGGTTTTTAGAGTCATCGTTAAATACATGCATCATTTTACAGGCTGCATTGGCCAACAACGTAACACCCGAGGTGGAGAAGCAACTGATGGAACTGGTGCTGATGTGTAACGAGAGCCTGGTTACCTACCGCTACTTATACCGATCGACGTTGCAATTGCCGGGTGTGCTTAATTTGCTGCTGGTTAACGAGGATAATCCAAAATCAGTCGCATTTTTGATTGCTAAAATTGATGAGCACCTGGCCCATTTGCCAGATAACCATAAAGAAGGCGGCCTTAGCCCGGCGCACAAAAAGCTGCTGGAGGCATTAACCATGATCAGGCTTTGCGATGTAAACAAGATGGTACCATCGGCCAATGCGAATGGCTTTGGTAAAAAGGAACTTAATGGCTTTTTACACCACCTGATTACCTTATTGAGCCAGGCATCAACCATTATATTTGAAAGTTATTTTAGCCCAACGCAAAGCCAGTACAGTTTTGTGAAAAATAACAACGCGCTACCCGAATTATGA